Below is a window of Brassica napus cultivar Da-Ae chromosome A5, Da-Ae, whole genome shotgun sequence DNA.
AGGAAAACAAATCAGTAGGTTTCTCCGAGAATAAACTTCAACTTTAGACAAAGAGGGATGAAAACTTCAGCTTTTCTTTGGTCTTGACAATGAGAATACATCCCGTGGGCGCAACTACAACTCCACAAATAATCGTCCTTAACTCGGACAGTCCATAACTCGGACTAAACAACttgacctaaaaaaaaaaattgagcgTTCTACTAGAACTCCCCCGTAATGGTTAAACTATAACCAATAAATCCCAAACTATGGGAAACAAAACACTCTGAGAAATTCTAAACTATAGAATAGatctcaaaaaaataaacaaccGTGAAAACCCGATCTTTTAACCTAAGGACCTTTTCAAACATCTCTCAATAACCCCTAGACCAaaccataagaaaaaaaaatctaaacaaaaacaaagcagGTAGAACAAAACCTATTGCacttaactaaatataaaaagaaaacaaaaccctaataacaCAAAACCCCAGCGACTCATATTACCACGTCTTCATCGTCATTACcgtcaccatcttcttcaacatCGCCAACACCAACGATGAACGCCATCAAAGCTCTAAACTTATAATGCGGAAGTTTTAATTTCGATCCCAAAGAATCgtctgctctgataccatgtaaagtATAATAGAATAAGTATATTATTGTGTTGTGTTTAATAAGAGAAtacaatatgcatatatatagtgGTAACATTAACATAATGTAACACTAGATAATGCTAACTTTCCTAAACACTTAATGTAAATATGCTAGAATATTTTGAGAGTAACTTGTTCTTCAAGTCTTTCCTTTTAGTCTTGATGGTCTTCATGGGTTTCATGGGCTTCACAATCTTGGTCCGTAAGATACACATCTTACGGCCCACATATCTCTAATAATATGTGTTGTAATTATTTGTAACGACTCAAAAATAAAGTGGGTAAGTTTTCGAAGACATCGCAacacataaaatccgtaaaccaATCCGACTTTCCATAAGATCAAAATGGGGTTTATGAAAAATGAATCACAACTTAAGTAAAGTCAACGGATGTTAAATCCACCCTGTCGCTCTTGTTTGCTCCTTTGGAAAAACAAAAGTcaactattattttatatgcTTGCTTTGTAGGTTTGTGTATGTCAattcttttttgtaaaaaaggGTCAACTTCTCTGTGCAAAAACTTTTGATAGCCAGATAATTAAAAAATGGATCAACGAGAAAagagatttttgtttttgttttaagaacTATGGCATATATATGCGTTGACACCTCAGACATGTGTAGATGAATAAGCTCATTTTTGTAACAGTATATGTAAGTGTACTATAGGTGACTTTAATTGGTTAAATTGTAAGTTTTATGGTTAAACAAGTCggaattcaaactaaataaagaTGATATGAAAAATCTGAATCTAATACTGGAGTTTTCActttattatatttgtatagttaaataaaagaatataataaGAAGTAGGATATATAAAACATCATAAAATCGAAGCAAATTAACTAAAACGTAGGATTAGAACTAGGCTGGTTTTCAAGTGTAGCAGTTTCCTGGGTTACTTTTTGACTCCCCAAAGCTATATAAATCGATATTAACGTTCCGTTCCATATGATTAGAATTTTCATATACTAATATTGTTATAAGTTATGACAaacttaaattcttcatacgaTGTGTCATTAATTAGCCAAAAATTATAACACTTGTAGAAACGCTACAGTTAGACAAGAATAACAGTTGTGAAAGAAATATACTTATACTGATTGATATACCcttgtattaaaatataaacagcaccataattaattagttttctaCAAGAACTATAGGAAATTCCAAATCCCACAAACCATAGAAGAACAAACATGCCGACAATTAACACTTTTACACTCTCCTCTAAATAAAATCCAATTTGGTGACCAAAGATATATGGCTAGCTCACGCAACCAATGCTTAGGGTACTTAAATAAtgtatatgatattttataacACTATGATTTATATTTCTCGTCAGTTGGTTGGTTGATCACAAATCActcataaaatataactaaaatgtTCTCATGTAAATAATATGATATGTACACTCAAAACGTTATTTTAATCAAGTTGTATGTGTCATGGAGGGCAGGTCCACCGCTGTTTCGTCCAACACCTTCTTTACCATTTTGATATTCACCTGTGTTGttaattaaatgtttttgaCTAACCAACAAtcctataattttaaatttacataactacctatatatataatcacCAACCGCCTCATAGGGATAATTATTCCACGGCATaccaattatttttgtttaaactaTACATCTCAGAAAAAAAGGATCAAATATTTTCTCAAAGAATCCATGGAGGTTACTCAATATCATCAAAGTTTTAATGAAGGTTCGAGTTCTAGGGTTTCCATGAACAAGAACTCACAAGTAATATCCAAGACCAAGCCCAAGATTCGCATCATCCACATATTCGCTCCTGAGGTCATCAAGACTGACGTCAAGAATTTTCGTTCACTCGTCCAAAGTCTAACCGGAAAACCCACAGCCGGAGAAGTCAAAACCGATAAAAAGAGAGCCAACCCGAGAGTTTCGACGTCTCAAGAACCCGTTTGCAGAGATCATCAGCCGGTTAATCGGCTAACGGGTttcacagatttattagaaaacGGAGGAAACCATCAGGTGAAAGAAGAATGGGGATCTGGTGATCATAAGCGTACTTCCAACACAAACACTTACTTTGACCTAGAAGGTTTGATTCAAGATGTAGGAGAAGATTACTTCTCTTCGTTTCCCGtgagatcttcttcttcttcacaagtgGAAGGTTTCATCTTCAACAACAACCACAACACCAACAACAACTTCGATACAAAGGGTCATAATTCTTCATAAATAACCACAGTTAATTTCTACGGTTTTCTGATTTTGCATTCGCGTTTGATCAGATCTAATCGTTTGAGGCATGAAATTAAACGAAGAAGGTTATGCTTTTTAGGAACAAAGGCATAGAAGttgtattttgattttgatgggCACGTACGATGACAAACTGGACTTTTTTGGTAGACTGACTTTGCCAAGGTTGGGGGTtgtaatgaaaaggaaaagttTGATTTATGTGCAGCCCTTCCCGGAGAAGTGACTGTATCTAATTAAGTGGTGATCTTCGGTCCAAGAACCCTAGCTGTTTTGATATGTAACTTCATTCATGTGCTACTATATATTGGATGtgtaataaaaaattctttGGTG
It encodes the following:
- the LOC106395739 gene encoding VQ motif-containing protein 18 translates to MEVTQYHQSFNEGSSSRVSMNKNSQVISKTKPKIRIIHIFAPEVIKTDVKNFRSLVQSLTGKPTAGEVKTDKKRANPRVSTSQEPVCRDHQPVNRLTGFTDLLENGGNHQVKEEWGSGDHKRTSNTNTYFDLEGLIQDVGEDYFSSFPVRSSSSSQVEGFIFNNNHNTNNNFDTKGHNSS